In a single window of the Anguilla rostrata isolate EN2019 chromosome 4, ASM1855537v3, whole genome shotgun sequence genome:
- the arhgap29a gene encoding rho GTPase-activating protein 29 isoform X4, whose protein sequence is MGDVDSGSALGLLESRRSRSFENLSVESGACVPEKDDLAGPPPPPARTEEVDEALLTSDSGVESALLYAKAWSKYTKDVLAWVEKRLSLDIECAKGFAKMAESAKTLASQQDNMPFREIYISAFKNDIEYSQVLLQTASALQSNKFVQPLLARKNELDKRRKEIKDQWQREQKKMQEAESALRKARALQAQRREEYDKARFSTSRAEEEQLAGGGKQLEKRRRLEEEALQKAEEANDHCKACVADVGVKRIELANGKSEILTQIRELVFQCDLTLKAVTVNWFQMQQAQVVSLPVNHQSLCENAKLYEPGQQYLEFVKNLPKDTSRMDSFSFDGPQNSVLPFTKRSMSSSSHGNLSQMSVTSGDFQSADEVESPVHTRPGKMEERRSHSTTDIQALRTQGPFRTWASGSQGGGMCSDSESAGGSSESRSMDSPTASPGDFKRRLPRTPSTGTMSSADDLDDREPSDNGLSEMVTETASSPGPFRNAQMSKAAQTHKLRKLRAPSKCRECDSLVVFHGAECEECSLACHKKCLETLAIQCGHKKLQGRLHLFGIDFTQATKNNPDGIPFIIKKCTSEIENRALNIKGIYRVNGAKSRVEKLCQAFENGKDLVELSDLYPHDISNVLKLYLRQLPEPLILFRYYNDFIGLAKECQSIIVEQAEENSQTSVELNRVIFKIRDLLRQLPRAHYKTLQFLIGHLFRVTEKADENKMTASNLGIIFGPTLIKPRQTDAEVSLSSLVDYPYQALIVELLIRYYEKMFDVPLSPVSISPSARESSPLPSKVAEVRLTPREKEQQLSRHSMSLVDIKEQSSKVYKRHSSVIPSTHLLDEVKEVKPMPDGLEFAPAVDANSEKHNGLSSKGLSEVQRSNFVFSKSNHSTPKVQLRSPRDKLISRPISMPVERLLNPAQVNERNSRNAMETERSPAIQEVAEPVKPSSRVSTYRNTYIDTQSLRRTWDKQYKHYDFTPRTAKIMANIPSNGGSGSTGTLSASLPASSTSSTTSTILANKPYIAAVRPGRTSKKDENSGESDPPASRVFRASRTLQPPPGTFYKPPPSVRTKQPEEPGAQTGGEAAAGAEQTAAAGEEPIDASPVAPPQPQSAGSSPEELSQSEAKPVYQRLRPRRLQEYEHREAHFV, encoded by the exons ATGGGAGATGTAGACAGTGGTTCAGCGCTGGGCCTCCTGGAGAGCCGGAGAAGTCGG TCGTTTGAGAACCTCTCGGTGGAGTCCGGAGCATGCGTTCCGGAGAAAGATGACCTGGCAG ggcccccgccgccgccggcccgcACCGAGGAGGTGGACGAGGCGCTGCTGACGAGCGACAGCGGCGTGGAGTCGGCCCTGCTCTACGCCAAGGCCTGGTCCAAGTACACCAAAGACGTCCTGGCCTGGGTGGAGAAGAGGCTGAGCCTGG ATATTGAATGTGCGAAAGGCTTTGCTAAAATGGCCGAATCTGCAAAGACGCTTGCAAGTCAACAG GACAACATGCCATTCCGGGAAATTTATATATCCGCTTTTAAGAACGACATCGAGTACAGTCAAGTTCTGCTTCAGACTGCGTCGGCCCTTCAGTCCAACAAATTCGTTCAG CCCCTGTTGGCTCGCAAGAATGAGCTCGATAAACGCAGGAAAGAAATCAAAGACCAGTGGCAGAGGGAGCAGAAGAAAATG caggaggcagagagcGCTCTGAGGAAGGCCCGGGCCCTGCAGGCGCAGAGGCGGGAGGAGTACGACAAGGCCCGCTTCTCCACCAGCCGGGCCGAGGAGGAGCAGCTGGCCGGAGGAGGCAAGCAgctggagaagaggaggaggctcGAGGAGGAAGCGCTGCAAAAG GCAGAAGAGGCTAACGACCACTGCAAAGCCTGCGTAGCCGACGTCGGGGTGAAGAGGATCGAGCTAGCCAACGGCAAAAGCGAAATCCTGACGCAGATTCGCGAGCTGGTGTTCCAGTGCGACCTGACTCTGAAAGCG GTGACGGTCAACTGGTTCCAGATGCAGCAGGCCCAGGTGGTCTCCCTCCCGGTCAATCACCAGTCCCTCTGCGAGAACGCCAAGCTGTACGAGCCGGGCCAGCAGTATTTGGAGTTCGTCAAGAACCTGCCCAAAGACACGAGCCGAATGGACTCTTTCTCCTTCGACGGCCCCCAGAACTCTGT GTTGCCCTTCACTAAGCGATCAATGAGCAGCTCCTCCCATGGGAATCTGTCTCAGATGTCAGTCACCTCTGGCGATTTCCAGAGCGCCGATGAGGTCGAGAGTCCGGTTCACACACGCCCGGGAAAGATGGAGGAAAGGCGGTCCCACAGCACCACGGACATCCAAG CGCTGAGGACCCAGGGGCCGTTCCGGACCTGGGCCTCGGGCAGCCAGGGAGGGGGGATGTGCAGCGACTCAGAGAGCGCGGGGGGCAGCAGTGAATCCCGATCCATGGACTCCCCTACCGCCAGCCCAG GTGACTTTAAAAGAAGGCTTCCCAGGACCCCCTCCACAGGCACCATGTCCTCCGCCGACGACCTGGACGACAGAGAGCCTTCAGACAACG GCCTGAGTGAAATGGTGACGGAGACGGCCAGTTCCCCCGGACCCTTCCGGAATGCGCAGATGTCCAAGGCCGCGCAGACCCACAAGCTGCGGAAACTACGCGCCCCCTCCAAGTGCCGGGAGTGCGACAGCCTGGTGGTGTTCCACGGAGCAGAGTGCGAGGAG TGTTCTCTGGCCTGCCATAAGAAGTGTCTTGAAACACTGGCGATCCAGTGTGGCCACAAGAAACTGCAGGGAAGGCTGCATCTTTTTGGAATTGATTTCACCCAAGCGACCAAAAACAACCCTGATGGGATTCCATTCATTATCAAAAAGTGCACCTCTGAGATTGAAAACCGGGCTTTAAATATCAAG GGTATCTACCGAGTAAATGGAGCAAAATCTCGAGTAGAGAAGCTTTGCCAAGCGTTCGAAAATGGCAAGGATTTGGTGGAACTGTCTGACCTTTACCCTCACGATATCAGCAACGTCCTCAAGCTTTACCTCCGCCAG CTCCCAGAGCCCTTGATCTTGTTCCGTTACTACAACGACTTCATCGGCCTGGCGAAAGAGTGCCAGAGCATCATCGTGGAACAGGCGGAGGAGAATTCGCAAACGAGCGTCGAACTCAACCGTGTCATCTTCAAGATCAGGGACCTTCTCCGTCAGCTGCCCCGGGCCCATTACAAAACCCTGCAGTTTCTCATCGGACACCTGTTCAG GGTGACGGAAAAAGCAGACGAGAACAAAATGACGGCCAGCAACCTGGGGATCATTTTCGGGCCCACTCTGATCAAACCCAGGCAGACGGACGCCGAGGTGTCCCTGTCCTCGCTGGTGGACTACCCTTACCAGGCCCTGATCGTGGAGCTGCTGATCCGCTACTACGAGAAGATGTTTGACGTGCCCCTGAGCCCGGTGTCCATCTCCCCCTCGGCCAGGGAGAGCTCCCCTCTGCCCTCCAAAGTCGCCGAGGTCCGGCTGACCCCCCGGGAGAAGGAGCAGCAGCTCAGCCGGCACTCTATGTCTCTGGTCGACATTAAAGAG CAGAGTTCTAAAGTGTATAAAAGGCACTCCTCTGTAATTCCTTCCACTCATTTGCTGGATGAAGTTAAAGAAGTGAAACCAATGCCAGATGGGTTGGAGTTTGCACCCG CTGTGGATGCAAATTCAGAGAAGCACAACGGGCTTTCGTCTAAGGGCCTGTCAGAGGTCCAGAGGTCCAACTTTGTGTTCAGCAAGTCCAATCACAGCACCCCCAAAGTCCAGTTGCGGTCGCCGCGGGACAAGCTAATTTCCCGGCCAATCAGCATGCCCGTGGAACGGCTGCTCAACCCCGCCCAGGTCAACGAGAGGAACTCCAGAAACGCCATGGAGACGGAGAGGAGCCCAGCCATACAGGAGGTGGCTGAACCAGTGAAGCCCAGCTCTAGAGTGAGCACCTACCGCAACACTTACATCGACACCCAGAGCCTTAGGCGAACTTGGGACAAGCAGTACAAGCATTACGACTTCACTCCTAGGACAGCTAAGATCATGGCTAACATACCCTCGAACGGCGGGTCTGGCAGTACCGGAACCTTGTCGGCCTCCCTGCCGGCTTCTTCCACCTCTAGCACCACCAGCACCATATTAGCCAACAAGCCGTACATCGCAGCGGTGCGGCCGGGGAGGACGTCGAAAAAAGACGAGAACAGCGGCGAGTCTGACCCCCCTGCGTCCAGGGTGTTCCGAGCCTCTCGGACGTTGCAGCCCCCGCCGGGTACTTTTTACAAGCCCCCGCCGAGCGTCAGAACGAAGCAGCCGGAGGAGCCGGGGGCGCAGACCGGCGGCGAAGCAGCAGCCGGCGCGGAGCAGACGGCTGCGGCGGGGGAGGAGCCCATAGACGCGTCTCCCGTCGCCCCCCCACAGCCTCAGTCTGCCGGCTCCAGCCCCGAAGAGCTCAGCCAAAGCGAAGCCAAGCCAGTGTACCAGAGACTCCGCCCACGGCGCCTGCAGGAATACGAACACAGGGAAGCACATTTTGTGTGA